Below is a genomic region from Azoarcus sp. KH32C.
TTGAGGTACAGCTCCGGCGCGATGCGCAGGAACAGTTCCATGTCCAGCGCGTTGTGGTGGGTCACGAAGGGCTTGGCCGATGCGCCGCCGGGGATCGGGTGCATCATCGGCGTCTCGACTTCGAGGAAGCCGTGGTTGACCATGTAGTTGCGAATCGACTGCACCATGCGGCTGCGCGCGACGAAGGTGAAGCGCGTCTGCTCGCTCATGATCAGGTCGACGTAGCGCTGCCGGTACTTCTGCTCGACGTCGGTCAGACCGTGGAACTTGTCCGGCAGAGGGCGCAGGCTCTTGGTCAGCAGGCGCAGTTCGGTGACCTTGACCGACAGTTCGCCGGTGCGGGTCTTGAACAGCGTGCCGGCGGCGCCGACGATGTCGCCGATGTCCCAGTGCTTGAATTCTGCGTAGACGTCCTCGCCCACCGCGTCGCGCGTGACGTAGAGCTGGATGCGGCCCGAGATGTCCTGGATCGTGATGAAGCTCGCCTTGCCCATCACGCGCTTGAGCATGATGCGGCCCGCCACGCGCACCTCGATCGGCGTCGCTTCAAGGGCCTCGGCTTCCTTGTCTCCGTACAGTTCATCGAGCTTGCCGGCAGTGTTCTCGCGGGAGAAGTCGTTCGGGTAGGCGCGACCGGAGGCGCGCCAGGCGGCCAGCTTCTCGCGGCGCTCGGCGATAATGTGGTTCTCGTCTTGAGGGACGAGGGCGCTATTGTTCTGATCGCTCATGAATCGTAGGGATACGGCAAAAAGATAATTGTGGCATGTCAAGGATGCTCGGGCAAATCCATCCTGAACTGACGGTCGGAAACTGAATAATCGAGAATCGGTTACGAGGCGCTCAAGTCTTCGGCTAGGATGCCCGATAAAGCACACAAATACCCCTACCCCGGAGAGACCATGGAGACCAATGTCGGACTGTACGAGTCGGTCGAAAAATTGTTCTGGAATTCGCTGACGAAGAAGCTTTCCAGTTTCCTGCTGCTGTTTTTCATCGACGTTGTATACGTTGGCATCTATATCGACCGGGAGCGCGACGTCCGCGAGCTGCTCGCGAAGGGCAAAGTAGCGCCGGAGCTCGTTCAGCAAGTGATCGGCGTCCTCGACGGCGGTGTCTATCTGCTGGCGGCGCTGACCATCATTGCCTTGTGTCTCAATGTCGGCCAGATACTGTTCATCCGGCACCTGATCGTTCGGCCGGTGCGCATCATCACTGGCGTCTTCAACGAAATCGCGCGCGGAGAGGGTGATTTCTCGCGCAATCTGCCGCTCGTGACGCATGACGAGCTGCGGGACTTGGCTAGAAGCTACAACCTTTTTGCCGAGAAGATGCGCCAAGTCATCAGCGATGTACGCACCGCAAGCGTCAATATTGCGCGCGATGCGGTGCTGGTCAAATCCCGTGTCGAGAGTTCCGCGGCCGACGCCCGTCAGCAGGGCCAAATGACGGAAGTGGTCTTCAGCGCGAGCGTGGAGTCCACCGCTGCAATCGAGAGTGTCTCGGCGAGCACGCAGCAGATTTCGTCGTCGACGACAAAGAACCTCGATATCGCCCGTGAGTCTCTCGACGAGATGCGCGACATCGCGGACAAGATCAATGCGGTGAGCGAAAAAGTCGTGCGCTTCAATTCGACGGTGGATGATCTTTCGAAGCGCTCGGTGAGCGTCAAGGAGATTGCGTCGTTGATCCGCGAGATTGCAGATCAGACGAACCTGCTGGCGCTGAATGCCGCAATCGAGGCGGCACGGGCGGGCGAGGCGGGACGCGGCTTCGCGGTGGTCGCCGACGAGGTGCGCAAGCTTGCGGAGCGCGTGAACACGGCTGCGGTCGAGATTACGGGCAACATCGACGGCATGATCACGCGGGTGATGAACACCCGCGCAGAAAACGAAGTGATCAA
It encodes:
- a CDS encoding methyl-accepting chemotaxis protein, with amino-acid sequence METNVGLYESVEKLFWNSLTKKLSSFLLLFFIDVVYVGIYIDRERDVRELLAKGKVAPELVQQVIGVLDGGVYLLAALTIIALCLNVGQILFIRHLIVRPVRIITGVFNEIARGEGDFSRNLPLVTHDELRDLARSYNLFAEKMRQVISDVRTASVNIARDAVLVKSRVESSAADARQQGQMTEVVFSASVESTAAIESVSASTQQISSSTTKNLDIARESLDEMRDIADKINAVSEKVVRFNSTVDDLSKRSVSVKEIASLIREIADQTNLLALNAAIEAARAGEAGRGFAVVADEVRKLAERVNTAAVEITGNIDGMITRVMNTRAENEVINSDMLQAREVVGRSATQFEHMVGEFETTGEQLLQIAAAMEELSATNAQVHDNVNAIHDLSGIVAQHMSESEESSLKLARATESVQELVSRFKIGKGAFDRAVERTRLFRDAIQTQLTEMRNANVDVFDRRYEPIPNTDPQKYRVSWGNEYGRRCQQIMEDCVGSVPGAAFAVAVNNDSYLAAHNLKFSKPLTGNRDVDLVGNRTCRKFETPAELRAAKNREPLLLQTYLRDTGEILCDIAMPIMIGERQWGNVRVGVPAAALLEAKSEG